The sequence TCCACGATCCAGATCATACTTCATACCCTCTTAACTCTCGCAGCACATCCGTGCTGCCTTTTCCCCCGATTCGCCCGGCCCGAAGGGATTCTATCTTCTCAAGAAGCTTCCGCTTTTTTTCTTCCGTCTGAAAATCGAGAAACCGTCTTTCAAACTGTTCGGGGGTAACCAACACGGCCTGAACCTTTCGTCCCTTGCTGATAAGTACCGGCTCTCCGGTTTCGCTGAGTTCCTCCAAGATTGCGCCTAACTGATTTCTTATCTTCAACGCGTTAACATTTTTCATGATTTGTTCCCTCAGCCCTTTCTCTTATAGAGGTTTAACGATCATAAAAAGCAGACCATACACTTCATGTGTAGATGTATATATACACATTTCTGAAGACAATGCAATTGGCTATAGAGCAAAGGGTTCTGATTTTCTGATAATGCCATCAAAAAGGAATCGCTGTACTTACAACATGCAAGAGAAGGGGGGAGCCCACTTCAATCAACCGAATATTCAACGCTTAAAAACTACCTGGGTGCATCGGGCGAGGATTTATCGAGCTGGATGATTCCCAGCAGTTGCTCAAACTCTTCGGGTGCAAGCCGTACCGGCGGCATCATGGCGTTTATCCTGATATCACGAGGATTTTCCAGCCATTTCTTCAGCCTGTCGGGATTCCACGATTCCGCGTCACGATATGTCCGGGGATAAAATTCGGAAAAGAGACCGGAGAGGTTCGGGCCAATATAGCCGCTCCCCAGTCCGCCCGCTCGTTCGCTGAGGATTTTGTGGCACTTGCCGCATTGTCCGGCAAATACGTTCTTTCGGATATTTTTCACGTCCTGAAAATGAACTGCGAGGGCGGTTTCTCCCGTCGGCGGCTTTGCAAATTTTACACGCGCCAGGATGGCATTCACCAGATCGGCAATCTGGACGTCGCTTGCATGGAAGTTCGGCATAAAGAGCACCGGCGCCCTGATTGACTCGTAGATATCACGGGCCTTTCCCGTCGCTCCCGTCACATCGAGACTGCCCGCCAGCCGATTTCCCTTTTCCTCGTAACGATGACAGCGCCGACAGGAGAGTCGCTCCAGAAGTTTTTTCCCCCGGTCCTTCCGGATACGGTAAAAATGGAGGCCGGAAAGAGAGAGCACCGAAAGCGGCAGCAGCACGATGTGCAGTATGTAAAAGCGCAGCAGCGACAGCGGCTGGCCGACTCCGTCGGGCACGAGGATCCCCCGCACCGGGGGCCCCAGAAACGTTGTCCCGACCAGCTCCATCCCCGTCTGGGTCGCCCACAGGCTGAGCTGGTCCAGCGGCAGCAGATAGCCGGTGTAAGCATCGAAAATCGTAATGCAGAGGAGTGAAAACCCGATCACCCAGTTGAGCTCGCGCGGCTTGCGGTAGGCCCCGGTAAGAATGACCCGCAGGGTGTGGAGAAAAATGAGGACGAGAAAAAGGTGGGAAGAAAGCCGGTGCAGACTCCTCAGATACCGCCCCCCCAGACAGATTCTTCCAGAAACAGGATGGATTGAAACGCCCGTTCCGGCGCGGGCTGCTAATAGAAAAGGAGCAGCAACCCGGAGGCGATAAGCAGTAAAAACGAGGTAAAGGCCGGCCCGCCCAGGCAGAAGGTATAGGTTAACCGCAGATTGCCCAGCAGTACAATCCGGGGGAATATGTGTTTCAAAAAATCCTTGAACAAAAAAATCGTCTCCCCACTGAGAAATTGCCGTCAAAATTGGCAAATGTTTCCGCTTCCTGTCGCTGTCGATCCATAATTACGGTTTATCTCTTCAGCCCCTCCAATTGCTTCTCCACCTTGTTTTGAACAACGGCCGTCGCACACGAAAAGAAATTCGCCACACACGGCACTTCGAGTCTGTAGATCATTTCCCTGCCGACTTTCCGTGAAGAAATGATGCCTGATTCTTTCAGAACAAGCAGATGTTTGGAAATAGTGGATTTATCCAAATTGAATAATTTAAATATTTCGGAAAAGGAGCGTTCACCATCCAGGATAAATCCGATGACCATCATCCGCACGGGATGGCCCATCGCCTTAACAACCTTAGCCCTCAATTCCGCTTCGGAAAATGTTATCAAATACTTGCTCCTTCAAATCGCTAAGCTGCTGTTCATATGCCTTCCAACCAATCTTTTGTCAAGGTAAATTTATTGGCGATACGACAAACTGATCAAGCGATTGCGGCGCCGCTGCCGAAGGCTTCCCAATCTTCTGCTGCCCCGTGAAAACCCGGATTGCCGGGATGAGACATTGATGGCGTTATCCCTTTAAAATCGGCCAATAGGCCGCTTGCAGCTTCCGCACTTTTTCTATTGCCGGTTCGTTATCCAAATTGGCCTTGCCCGCCAGACGCGCCACCGCTTCGGGCGTGGTCCGGGTTTCTCCGAGAAACTCCAGCAAAACCGCCCGCACGCATTTTACCAAACCCTGAACATTATACCCGCCTTCCAGCGCCGCAACAATGCGACCACCGCAAACTTCTTCCGCAAGATCGAGCAGCAGGCGGGCCAGGCAGGCAAAGCCCGCGGGCGTCACCCTCATCTCCCCGAGCGGATCGCCTTCATAAG comes from Syntrophobacterales bacterium and encodes:
- a CDS encoding type II toxin-antitoxin system Phd/YefM family antitoxin, translated to MKNVNALKIRNQLGAILEELSETGEPVLISKGRKVQAVLVTPEQFERRFLDFQTEEKKRKLLEKIESLRAGRIGGKGSTDVLRELRGYEV
- a CDS encoding cytochrome b N-terminal domain-containing protein, with the protein product MPILTAISQWGDDFFVQGFFETHIPPDCTAGQSAVNLYLLPGRAGLYLVFTAYRLRVAAPFLLAARAGTGVSIHPVSGRICLGGRYLRSLHRLSSHLFLVLIFLHTLRVILTGAYRKPRELNWVIGFSLLCITIFDAYTGYLLPLDQLSLWATQTGMELVGTTFLGPPVRGILVPDGVGQPLSLLRFYILHIVLLPLSVLSLSGLHFYRIRKDRGKKLLERLSCRRCHRYEEKGNRLAGSLDVTGATGKARDIYESIRAPVLFMPNFHASDVQIADLVNAILARVKFAKPPTGETALAVHFQDVKNIRKNVFAGQCGKCHKILSERAGGLGSGYIGPNLSGLFSEFYPRTYRDAESWNPDRLKKWLENPRDIRINAMMPPVRLAPEEFEQLLGIIQLDKSSPDAPR
- a CDS encoding metalloregulator ArsR/SmtB family transcription factor, translating into MITFSEAELRAKVVKAMGHPVRMMVIGFILDGERSFSEIFKLFNLDKSTISKHLLVLKESGIISSRKVGREMIYRLEVPCVANFFSCATAVVQNKVEKQLEGLKR